The Paraburkholderia agricolaris genome includes the window GGGTTTATGGAAGCAATGAGCTTCCTTGCCAAGAGCAAGAAGGTGGACATGAACCGTATTCTCATTTTGCGAACGGCTGCCAATTTCGACATGCAGCATCCGGGGCAAACGGCTGCCGAGTTGCTCGCGGGAGAGAGTAAGCAAGGGTCGCTATCAGGGTACATACCTTCATTGAATGCGGCGTACGAGGTCGGCAACGTCGTTGTGCGGGAACTCGCGGAACACTGGGGAAAATTCGAGAACGATGTTCCTTGAATTTGTCGTGTGATGTCGCTGCTCAAACAGATTTAGTGTAGCCATATATAAAAGCAGTCGATTCTTATCAAATTTCTTATTTTATTGACGATAAGTATTCCTACAAATTTTATAGATTGAACCATGAGGAGATTGATCGTGGAACGAAAATTCTCGCAATCGGCACTTGCCATTGCAGCAATGTTAGCCGCAGTTCCGTCCTTTGCGCAGAGCAGCGTAACGCTGTACGGCGTTGTTGATAATTCAATCCTATACCAAAGCAGCCAGACATCACTGGGATCGACGTCGGGCGGCCACTCCGTCGTTAAGCTTCAGACAGCCATGCTGCAAGGCAGCGGGTTCGGAATGCTGGGCGTCGAGGATCTTGGGGGCGGGACAAAGGCGATCTTTAAGCTTGACGCGTTGTTCAACGCGAACACCGGCGCGCAAGCGTATGGCGGGGCGGGTTTCAACAGACAATCGTGGGTGGGGTTCACGAATCCACAGTACGGGAAAATCACAGTCGGCAGACAGTATTCGCCGTATTTTTCTCTTCTGGTACCGTACAACCCGGTCAATTACCTTGGCGGGTTCGTCGGCGCTCATCCAGGTGACGTCGACGCGATGGATACCATCTGGCGGGTGAACAGTTCCGTTGCTTATATCTCTCCCCAGTTTGCCGGTTTTACTATCGGGGGAATGTACGCATTTGGCGGCGTTGCCGGCAGCGTGAATAGCGGGTCTACCTGGAGCGGCGCAGTACAGTATGCTGCCGGCCCTGTCGGCATTGCAGCAGGGGTTCTACGAATTAATAACTCCACTGCCGGCGGGGGAGCGTACGGGACAGCTTCGACGGTTAACTCCAACGGGGAAGTTGGAATATCGGCCGTTACAAACGGCTATCAGACGGCTCAGGCACAGCAGCGCGTCGCCGTGGCTGCCGGATACACGTTCAACTCGGCATGGGATGTATCGGCAACGTACGCGAATGTTCAATACATACCCGGTATTCGATCAGCGTTCACCAGTACTGCCACATTTAATGTCGCTGGCGCCGTTCTTCATTGGCATCCGCAGTCGTCGATAGATCTGGCGGCTTCGTACAGCTATACGCGCGCCACCGCATCGAACGGTATCAGCGATCCGGCGCAATATCATCAAGGCGTACTGTTTGAGTCATACAGCGTGAGCAAGAACACGGTCCTTTACGCGCTTCAGGCCTTCCAGCGTAGTAGCGGAAAGACACTTGGAACGGCAGGCGCCGGAGATTTCATCAACGCCACCGCGACGATCGGAGACGGTTTGTCGCCGTCCTCGTCTCGCAGTCAGCTGGCCGCCAGCATTGGCGTAGTGCACCGCTTCTGAAGTTTGCGAGAACTACTTCTTGTGTGCGATTGTCTGACGGTATTCTCCAATCAATTAGCGGTTGTCGGGGCACTGTCACGCTGAGGAGATGGTCGAGTAAGCTCGTGGGATGAAGAATGCAAACTGGCTTTACCACGGTCATAGCTTTCCGACGGTAGTCATCAGTTGCGCCGTACGCTGGTATTTCAGGTTTCAGCTCAGCCTGCGTGATGTCGAGGAACTGCGGTTCGAGCGCGGGGTTATCGTCAAGCACGCTTTCGTCAAAGCCAGCGCGCGGGTCAATAACCGGACGGAAAACGGCCCTCAGCCCACGCGCGAACGCGAGCGACGCATGCGTGGCTTCCGCGATCTTAAACGTACGTAGGATCTCGATTGCCGCGTCGCCCCGGCCGCGCCACAGCTTGTCGCGCACGCGGTTTATTAGCCGCTCGCATCGCCGCACCACCACCGGTCGGTAGTAGAGAGGAAAAGTGTATGCGCAGAGCGCCGACCGCACAGCGTGAATTTTCATGCCGATGTGAAACCAGTCAAGAACCCGCAGTGCGACGCCAGGCGCCACTGAAGTCGTTAACGATCGCATACGCCGAGTACCATCTGTGACCAGATCGACCGAAGTAGAACGGACCTGGCTACACTGGTCGAGCGCAGCGATAAGTACGCGCATCAGGCTTGGACGCCGGAGAGCACATGCGAATTGTCGGGCCGCTATCCCCTCACACTCGACACGTCAGGCGATAACTTCGAACGTGCGCACCTCTTCCAGCGGCACCGCCATGATTACGCGCCGTCAATGGCGAGACGCCGGTGCTTCGCTCCACCACGGTGTTGGGTTCCCGCGAACCACCCAACGGAGAACTGGTCATTTTCAATTTTTCACTGCAGTTGAGCGTCTCCTTGCGAACAACGGCGTGAGACAAAGTTTGCAACCCGGTGAGATCGGCGACATTGCGTGCAGCAGACCGCTAGGAAACAGCAGCACCTTGCTTCGCACACAGGTATGCAAGCTCCAGCGTACGTCGTGCCGGTAGAAAATTTTCTATCGGGCACTCGGAGAATCGAAGATCGGCTGATTCATCGTTCTCGTCGAGCGGTTCAGGAGTGCACAAGCCCGATATGACCCCGGGGCACTCGAACTTTGACACTGCCCAACGCGGTCGCCCCCCCCGAGGGCGCCAGTCTTTTATGCGGCGGTATCGCTCACAATGTCTGCACGGCAGCGTCGGGCATCGTAGGTGCGGATCTGATCCTGAGCCACCGCTTGTTGAATACTGGAAAACAGGCTTCTTGCCTCAGACATCGACAATCCGCACTCTGCCGGGGGCACTCCTTCGAGCGGACGCTGAAAGCTCGCCAACGTCACATTCTCGTCGGCACCGTCCCGCTGCAGGTAAACCGTCTAGTGCATATTCATCCGTCACCTCGCTGAACGGGTGTCGAAGATAGCTTAGGACAAAACGCCGCACTCCCCAATTTTTGTCCGCTCCGATTGACACGGCTGGCGGCAATTGTGAACACCAACAACTTATGCGATTAACCCAGCAAAGGGACGATAGTTTGCGTCGCATCCAGCGGATAGCGCCGGCGCGCAAACACTCTCCAGACTGGCTTCCCATCTTCCGTTATCGATCAGGGCCAATCCATGCTTCGAGTGTGCTCGCCAACTGCGGCGTGCTCATCCATTTGGGTGACGACGCGGGGGACATGCCACGCCAATCTGTGTGTGCCGTCACGACGGAATGCGATTCACGCTCAGGCAACGACAGGACATCACACGATGATTGAATCGAATCACACGGCAGCACTTCGCGAGTTGGCGTACCGCTACGCGCAGGCGGTCGATCGGCGCGACTGGACAATGCTCGCGGCGCTCTTCACGCTGGACGCCAGCCTTCAGGGACCAGGCTTCAGCCTCGACGGCCGCAATGCGATCGTCGCCGGAATGGGCGCCATGGTGCAGTACCGCGTCACGCAACATCACGTGCATAACCAGCTCGCCGAGTTCGACGGCCCGAGCGCCCGGGTGGAGACGTATTGCGTCGCGCATCACCTTTACGAGCACGAAAGCGGGACGCGCAAACTGGACTGGGGCATTCGCTATCAGGACCGATGTATCTGTGAAGGCCGTGACTGGCGTTTCGCGCAGCGCGTGCTGGTCGTCGATTGGACTCAGGACCTACCCGCTCAGGAGTAAGCGATGAACCAGATCCCGATACTCGAAGGGAAGACAGCGCTCGTGACTGGCGGAGCAGGCGGCATCGGCCTCGCGAGCGCCCAGGCACTCGCGCAGGACGGCGGCTGCGAACTGCGCACGAACCCGCTACTGGACGACACGATCGCGCATCTCTACGGCGAAGCCGCGCTGCATGCCGTGCGCACGGGGCACGTCCCTGTGGCCGCCTGAATGTCCAACCCGCTCATTAGACAGGCCCTAGAATGAATCGCGTGGCAAACAAGGTTGTGCTCATCACAGGGGCCGCAAGCGGTGTCGGCGAAGCCGATGCCAGGCTGCTCGCGGCAGAAGGTGCGCGCGTGGTGCTGACCGATATCAACGAAGACCGGGGGCGAGCGGTGGCCCGAGAAATCGGCGACGCGGCGCACTTTGTGCACCATGAAATCGGGCTCACGGCAGATTGGGAGCGCGCATTCGCCGAGACGATCAATACGTTCGGTCGACTCGACGTGCTCGTGAACAATGCCGCGATCTGCCCACCGGGCCCGATCGACGAGATCGATCCGCAGACGTGGCGCGAAACGATGCGCATCAACGCCGACGGCTATTTCCTTGGTTGCCAGTTCGGTGTACGCGCGATGAAGCACAACCCAATGGGCGGCTCGATTGTCGTGATGTCCTCGGTGGCCGCACTCGGTGGTCTGCCGTCGATGGCCGCGTACGCGGCTTCGAAGGGCGCAGTGACAGCGCTCGTGCGCAGCGTGGCCGCACACTGCAAGCAGAGCGGCTACCGCATCCGCTGCAATTCAGTTCATCCCGACGGCATCTGGACGCCGATGACACAGGCCCTCGTCGCTGAACTCGATCCGTCGGCGCTGGGTATTGGCACCGATCCGATGGCACGCATCTGCGATCCGTTGGATGTCGCGCAGCTTGTGCTGTTCCTCGCGTCGGATGAATCACGCTACATCAACGGCGCGGAACTGCGCGTCGATAACGCACAGTTGATTTGCGCGCTTTGACACGACGGTGGGCGGGAGCGCGCCGGCATTGGCATCCCGTCACCGAGACGCAATCGTATAACTCACGCAGGAGAACGAAAGATGATTGACTTCAACGGCAAAACCGTCCTGGTCACGGATGGCGGAGCAGGCATTGGGCGGGCGACCGCCGAGGCTTTCGGACATGCGGGCGCGCACGTCGTGATTGCTGAAATCGACGTCGCTCGTGCGGACAATGTGCGGCATGCATTGGAAGCCGCGGGCGTGAACGCACTGGTCGTCGTCGCAGATGTCACGCAGGCGGACCAGGTCTCGGCGCTCGCGCAACGCATCGACGAGCGGTTCGGCGGGCTGGACGTGCTCGTCAACAACGTGGGCGACTTCCTGCAGATCGCGAAGCCGTTCGACAGTTACAGCGACGACGAGATCGAACGGCTCTACGCGATCAACCAGAAGCAGGTATTCACAGTCACGCGTGCCATGCTCCAACTGTTGCGGCGCAATGCGCCCGGCGGCAGCATCCTGTGCGTGTCGTCGATCGAGGGTTTCCGGGCCATTCCGAACTGTGCTGTCTATGCGGCGTGCAAAGCCGCCCTCACGGGCTTCACCAGAAGCCTCGCACTCGAACTGGGCCCCGTCGGCATTCGCGTGAATCTGATCGCCCCGGAGACCACGGAAACACCGCAGGTGCCGGTCAGCATGATGATCGCCCCGGAGCATCGCAACCACATTCCGCACTGGATTCCGCTTGGCCGCTTCGGCATGCCGGGCGACGTGGCAGGCGCCGCGCTGTTTCTCGCGAGCCCGTTGGCCGCGTGGATTACAGGCACGACACTACACGTGGACGGCGGCGCGCTCGCCGCGGCAGGTTGGTATCGGGATCCGAAAGGCTTCTGGACCAATATCCCGGTCATCAGCGGAAATGGCTTCAATTTCTAGTCGACATCCTGATTAATTTCTAAAAACACGGCGGCGCACAGTCCGCCAACGGAGACACAATGAACATCATCGTCATCGGCGGCACCGGGCTCATCGGTGGACACGCCGCCCTCTTTCTCGAATCGCTCGGCCATCGGGTCAGCATCGCGGCGCGCAAGCCGGCACCACATGAAAGTACTCTCGCCCGCCTGGAATGGCTGCAGGGCGACTATGTGGCCGGCGACTTCACACGGGATTGCCTTGCGCGCTTCGACGCACTCGTTTTCGCGGCGGGCAACGACATTCGCCACCTGCCGCCTGGCACGGACGAAGCTGTCCACTGGGAACACGCGAACGTAGAAGCCGTACCGCGCTTCTTCGCCCTGGCCCGCGATGCGGGTATTCGCAAGGCCGTACTGGTGGGCAGCTTCTATCCACAGGTGGCGCCCCAATTGATCAATACGAGCCCCTATGTCCGCTCGCGCCACCTGGCCGATCAGCGCGTGCGCTCGCTCGCCACGGACACGTTTCATGTGTGTAGCGTCAACGCGCCGTTCGTTGTCGGCTCGTTACCCGGCCTGCGCTCGGAAATGTTCGCGGCGTACACGCAGTACGCGCAAGGCAAGCTGACTGCCCTGCCGGTATTCGGCCCGGCAGGCGGCAGCAACTTCCTGTCGGTACAGTCGCTCTCGGAGGCGATCCGGGGTGCACTGGAGCGCGGCGAGCCTGGCAAGGCTTATCTTCTCGGCGACGAAAACCTGACGTTTGCCCAGTACTTTGAGGGCTTCTTTCGCGCGGCAGGCAACACGCAGCCCGTGCCCGCAATCGATGAGCCGCACCCGCTGCTGCCCGACATCGCGATCTATACCGGACGGGGCAATGTCGTCGCATATGACCCCGATCCGGCCGACGTTGCGCATCTCGGGTACCGCCGTCGCGACGTGCAGCGCGCGATTCACGAGATCGTCGAGCAGTACCTCGGTTGACCTCGGTTGACACCAGGCCGGGCGCACTCTGCGCGCGGCTACACCCAACGCCCCGTCCCTGTGGCACACCATACCGCCACACAGGCGGCCGTTGTTTCCGTCGCATGTCTATTGCCAGAGGAATTGGTTATGAGTCGAACCCACTCGCCCATGCTGGTTACCGTCGCATTGGTGACCTGCACGCTGGTCCCCGCCGTATCGTTCTCGAAGATCGCTCCGGACGACCTCAAACCGCTGGACGCGGAGCTCACGCCAATGGGCGCGCAACGCACAGCCAGCAAAGACGGCGCCGTGCCGGCATGGAGCGGAAAATGGCTTGGCGCACCGGAGGGGCTTGGATATAAACCAGGTACACGCTATCCAGACCCGTACGCAGCCGAAAAGCCGCTCTACGTAATCACCGCTGCTAACATGGCGCAGTATGCGAGCCAGTTGACGAACGGCGAAATTGCGTTATTCAAGCGTTATCCCGACACGTTCAAGATGCCGGTGTATCCGAGCCATCGCGACTTCCGTTACGACGATGCGGTCTACAAGGACATCCGGACCTACGCGCCCGGTTCAACGATGACGTCCGACGGCAACGGCCTGACAGATGCGCCCCCGCAAGCGCCGTATCCCATCCCGAAGACCGCTGAAGAGGTGTTGTGGAATCAGCGGATGTCGTCCGCCATCGCCACAGAACACGCGACCTACGATCAGGCGGTGGTCTACCCCGACGGCAACATCGCATGGGGCAAAGTCCGCTATGACATTTATTCGCCGCGCAACGACGGGAAGTTCAACGTGAAGAGCGACCGCAACAACCACTCATACTTCCGGGTGGCGACGGAGCTTCCGCTCAGCGACCGCGGCACGCTCACGGTCGGCTTTACGAACTGGGACAAGGAAGGCGCGGAAAACAGCAGCCGCACGTGGGTCTACAACCCCGGCACTCGCCGCGTTCGTCAGGCGCCGGAATACGGCTACGACCAGCCGCAGGGACCCGGCGGTTTCCGCACAGTGGACGACGATCGGCTCTACAACGGTCCTGGCGATCGCTACGACTGGACAATCGTCGGCAAGCGCGAGGTGTACGTCCCGTACAACAACTACAAACTGCAGGATCCGTCGATCAAGTACGCCGACCTGCTCACCCGATCGCATGAAAACCCGGCCCTGATGCGCTACGAACTGCACCGCGTCTGGGTGCTGCAAGCAACACTGAAAACAGGCTTTCGCCATCAATACGCAAAACG containing:
- a CDS encoding porin, producing MRRLIVERKFSQSALAIAAMLAAVPSFAQSSVTLYGVVDNSILYQSSQTSLGSTSGGHSVVKLQTAMLQGSGFGMLGVEDLGGGTKAIFKLDALFNANTGAQAYGGAGFNRQSWVGFTNPQYGKITVGRQYSPYFSLLVPYNPVNYLGGFVGAHPGDVDAMDTIWRVNSSVAYISPQFAGFTIGGMYAFGGVAGSVNSGSTWSGAVQYAAGPVGIAAGVLRINNSTAGGGAYGTASTVNSNGEVGISAVTNGYQTAQAQQRVAVAAGYTFNSAWDVSATYANVQYIPGIRSAFTSTATFNVAGAVLHWHPQSSIDLAASYSYTRATASNGISDPAQYHQGVLFESYSVSKNTVLYALQAFQRSSGKTLGTAGAGDFINATATIGDGLSPSSSRSQLAASIGVVHRF
- a CDS encoding nuclear transport factor 2 family protein; the protein is MIESNHTAALRELAYRYAQAVDRRDWTMLAALFTLDASLQGPGFSLDGRNAIVAGMGAMVQYRVTQHHVHNQLAEFDGPSARVETYCVAHHLYEHESGTRKLDWGIRYQDRCICEGRDWRFAQRVLVVDWTQDLPAQE
- a CDS encoding SDR family oxidoreductase, which translates into the protein MNRVANKVVLITGAASGVGEADARLLAAEGARVVLTDINEDRGRAVAREIGDAAHFVHHEIGLTADWERAFAETINTFGRLDVLVNNAAICPPGPIDEIDPQTWRETMRINADGYFLGCQFGVRAMKHNPMGGSIVVMSSVAALGGLPSMAAYAASKGAVTALVRSVAAHCKQSGYRIRCNSVHPDGIWTPMTQALVAELDPSALGIGTDPMARICDPLDVAQLVLFLASDESRYINGAELRVDNAQLICAL
- a CDS encoding SDR family NAD(P)-dependent oxidoreductase, with translation MIDFNGKTVLVTDGGAGIGRATAEAFGHAGAHVVIAEIDVARADNVRHALEAAGVNALVVVADVTQADQVSALAQRIDERFGGLDVLVNNVGDFLQIAKPFDSYSDDEIERLYAINQKQVFTVTRAMLQLLRRNAPGGSILCVSSIEGFRAIPNCAVYAACKAALTGFTRSLALELGPVGIRVNLIAPETTETPQVPVSMMIAPEHRNHIPHWIPLGRFGMPGDVAGAALFLASPLAAWITGTTLHVDGGALAAAGWYRDPKGFWTNIPVISGNGFNF
- a CDS encoding NAD-dependent epimerase/dehydratase family protein; its protein translation is MNIIVIGGTGLIGGHAALFLESLGHRVSIAARKPAPHESTLARLEWLQGDYVAGDFTRDCLARFDALVFAAGNDIRHLPPGTDEAVHWEHANVEAVPRFFALARDAGIRKAVLVGSFYPQVAPQLINTSPYVRSRHLADQRVRSLATDTFHVCSVNAPFVVGSLPGLRSEMFAAYTQYAQGKLTALPVFGPAGGSNFLSVQSLSEAIRGALERGEPGKAYLLGDENLTFAQYFEGFFRAAGNTQPVPAIDEPHPLLPDIAIYTGRGNVVAYDPDPADVAHLGYRRRDVQRAIHEIVEQYLG
- a CDS encoding DUF1329 domain-containing protein, giving the protein MSRTHSPMLVTVALVTCTLVPAVSFSKIAPDDLKPLDAELTPMGAQRTASKDGAVPAWSGKWLGAPEGLGYKPGTRYPDPYAAEKPLYVITAANMAQYASQLTNGEIALFKRYPDTFKMPVYPSHRDFRYDDAVYKDIRTYAPGSTMTSDGNGLTDAPPQAPYPIPKTAEEVLWNQRMSSAIATEHATYDQAVVYPDGNIAWGKVRYDIYSPRNDGKFNVKSDRNNHSYFRVATELPLSDRGTLTVGFTNWDKEGAENSSRTWVYNPGTRRVRQAPEYGYDQPQGPGGFRTVDDDRLYNGPGDRYDWTIVGKREVYVPYNNYKLQDPSIKYADLLTRSHENPALMRYELHRVWVLQATLKTGFRHQYAKRVLYLDEDSWIALAADNYDAHGTLWRANFATTVYAYDAKRFYSTAAFYHDLISGAYFADRLTNAEPMPKLNDNPNLDEAYFSPDAIRGSGN